The proteins below come from a single Amphiura filiformis chromosome 15, Afil_fr2py, whole genome shotgun sequence genomic window:
- the LOC140171265 gene encoding aldehyde dehydrogenase 1A1-like, which yields MTAPEVKYTQVFINNEFVNSVSGKTFVTLNPSNSEKICDVQEGDKADIDLAVKAAREAFKLGSTWRRMDASARGRLLLKLADLIDRDAVYIRELETLDNGMIINLTTRAIGSLSNGVRSLAGWADKIHGKTIPIDGDYFCYTRYEPVGVVGAIIPWNFPAPIMVYKLCHALVCGNTIVIKPAEQTPLTALYIASLIKEAGFPPGVVNIVPGYGPTAGAAISEHMDVDLVSFTGSTEVGRLIQAAAGRTNLKKVVLEMGGKSPNVVFADCDLDYAVEMSHQALFRHCGQVCVAASRTFVQEEIYDDFVKKSVARAKKRTVGDPFDKTIEGGPQIDQDGLDKIMELIESGKKEGAKLECGGKRIGDKGYFVESTVFSDVSDDMRIAKEEIFGPVQQIIKFKTLEEVRDRANNTTYGLAAAVFTKDIDKAFSIANTVHAGIVWVNTYSVVSPLPPVGGYKMSGVGRENGMEGLKEYLEVKTVIVKIPEKNS from the exons ATGACTGCACCAGAAGTAAAGTACACACAG GTATTCATCAACAATGAGTTTGTAAACTCAGTAAGTGGTAAGACATTTGTCACTTTGAATCCATCAAACAGTGAGAAGATATGTGACGTGCAGGAGGGAGACAAG GCTGATATCGATCTAGCTGTCAAGGCAGCGCGTGAAGCCTTCAAACTTGGATCAACATGGCGGCGAATGGACGCTTCAGCAAGAGGGCGCTTGCTGTTGAAATTAGCTGATCTTATTGACAGAGACGCAGTATATATCAGA GAACTTGAAACCCTCGACAATGGAATGATTATCAACCTTACCACTCGAGCTATTGGAAGTCTAAGTAATGGTGTGCGCTCTTTGGCTGGATGGGCAGATAAAATACATGGCAAAACTATTCCCATAG ATGGTGATTACTTCTGCTACACGAGATATGAACCAGTTGGTGTTGTTGGTGCAATAATTCCATGGAATTTCCCCGCCCCCATCATGGTTTACAAGCTGTGCCACGCCCTCGTGTGTGGGAACACAATAGTCATCAAACCTGCCGAGCAGACACCACTGACGGCACTCTATATTGCTTCACTGATCAAGGAG GCTGGATTTCCACCCGGTGTTGTCAATATTGTACCTGGCTATGGTCCTACGGCTGGTGCCGCTATCAGTGAACACATGGATGTTGACCTTGTCTCATTTACTGGATCAACTGAG GTCGGACGTCTTATTCAAGCGGCTGCTGGCAGAACAAACCTGAAGAAAGTTGTTCTCGAGATGGGTGGGAAAAGCCCCAACGTTGTGTTCGCTGATTGTGACT TGGACTATGCAGTGGAGATGAGTCATCAAGCCTTGTTTCGTCATTGTGGTCAAGTCTGCGTCGCCGCCTCACGTACATTTGTTCAAGAGGAAATCTATGACGACTTTGTTAAAAAAAGCGTAGCAAGGGCAAAGAAAAGAACTGTTGGAGATCCATTTGATAAGACAATAGAAGGAGGTCCACAG ATTGATCAAGATGGTCTGGATAAAATCATGGAATTGATTGAGAGTGGTAAAAAGGAAGGTGCCAAATTGGAATGTGGCGGcaagcgtattggtgacaagggATACTTTGTTGAATCCACAGTTTTCTCTGATGTGTCAGACGACATGAGAATTGCTAAAGAAGAG ATATTTGGACCAGTGCAGCAGATCATCAAATTTAAGACATTAGAAGAAGTACGTGATCGAGCTAACAACACGACCTACGGTCTTGCAGCTGCTGTGTTTACCAAAGATATTGATAAGGCATTTAGTATTGCCAATACCGTACATGCAGGAATTGTTTG GGTTAACACATATTCCGTTGTATCACCGCTTCCTCCAGTCGGTGGTTACAAGATGTCTGGAGTCGGAAGAGAAAA CGGAATGGAAGGCCTTAAGGAGTACCTAGAAGTCAAAACC GTGATCGTTAAAATTCCAGAGAAGAATTCTTAG